One Gloeobacter morelensis MG652769 DNA window includes the following coding sequences:
- a CDS encoding metal-sensitive transcriptional regulator, with product MPHKYTQDVLKHLASIEGRVRDVYAIVEAGGACPDVLVRMVYLRSAVNAAAQLVLKDHTEHCLVEAAGSERYEEELENFLAAVDMLL from the coding sequence ATGCCGCACAAGTACACCCAGGACGTGTTGAAGCACCTGGCGAGCATCGAAGGGCGCGTCCGCGATGTTTATGCCATAGTCGAGGCGGGCGGCGCTTGCCCGGATGTGCTCGTCCGCATGGTCTACCTCCGCTCGGCGGTCAACGCGGCGGCCCAACTCGTCCTCAAGGACCACACCGAACATTGCCTGGTCGAAGCGGCCGGCAGCGAGCGCTATGAAGAAGAACTGGAGAATTTTCTGGCCGCCGTCGATATGTTGCTGTGA
- a CDS encoding TrbI/VirB10 family protein: MIQPEFDQFDQQPDRRERLLHWLTPGRKVAIVGGLTLLPALGIGAALNGLFYPSTPRPRAEAATAKPAAVPRATQPAPTEEVDRLKAEVALADQRQMLEQLRSQQKDKPSPPPAAKPRPPARLLRPPALAQSAPRRPDTSGVRVLPPPAALGALAVSGTGPAQLAFLGSSREQEGARGGTLPPTASAPDVALPPVARRTAIPRPAPAVSAATSLDPSLEPLAAQGSPVHHLSATHRLPAGTAIPAASLAAGVLERPILWEQEQKHSPAASEADRHVVVLTEPVAGPEGDSLLPAGTRVLAALRRVSPGGLVTLEAVALRADRREIPLQSVSVRAVGGLPLVAVRQDKGGEIGGLDTGQSLLKGAEEGLAILNRASSTIEASGFGGSTTGTNYGQANALAAFGSGLFGELGRLIRQRNQQAVRQVIERPDLWLIPGGTAVELLFGREVPL; encoded by the coding sequence ATGATCCAGCCGGAATTTGATCAATTCGACCAACAACCCGACCGCCGCGAACGGCTGCTGCACTGGCTGACGCCAGGGCGCAAGGTGGCCATCGTGGGGGGGCTCACGCTACTGCCGGCCCTGGGTATCGGCGCTGCCCTCAACGGGCTGTTTTACCCGAGCACTCCTCGCCCGAGGGCCGAGGCGGCGACGGCCAAACCCGCCGCTGTGCCCCGGGCGACCCAACCTGCCCCCACCGAGGAAGTAGATCGGCTGAAGGCGGAGGTAGCCCTGGCCGACCAGCGCCAGATGCTCGAACAGTTGCGCTCCCAGCAAAAAGACAAGCCCTCTCCACCGCCCGCTGCGAAGCCGCGGCCCCCGGCGCGTCTGCTGAGACCCCCCGCCCTTGCCCAGTCCGCCCCCCGCCGCCCGGATACGAGCGGGGTGCGGGTGCTGCCGCCCCCTGCCGCCCTGGGAGCGCTCGCCGTCTCCGGCACCGGTCCGGCCCAGCTCGCCTTTTTGGGTTCCAGCCGCGAACAAGAAGGAGCCCGCGGCGGCACTCTACCCCCAACGGCCAGTGCCCCGGATGTCGCGCTTCCTCCCGTGGCGCGCCGGACGGCCATCCCGCGGCCCGCCCCCGCGGTCTCAGCCGCCACTAGCCTTGACCCGAGTCTGGAGCCGCTCGCCGCCCAGGGCTCACCCGTTCACCACCTATCTGCCACCCACCGCCTGCCGGCTGGGACGGCGATCCCCGCTGCTAGCCTGGCGGCGGGGGTACTCGAACGGCCCATCCTCTGGGAGCAGGAGCAAAAGCACAGTCCCGCCGCTTCCGAGGCCGATCGCCACGTAGTGGTGCTCACCGAACCGGTGGCAGGGCCGGAGGGCGACAGCTTGCTTCCCGCCGGCACGCGCGTGCTTGCCGCCCTGCGGCGCGTGTCGCCGGGGGGGCTGGTGACCCTCGAAGCGGTGGCGCTGCGGGCCGACCGCCGGGAGATCCCGTTGCAATCGGTCTCGGTGCGGGCGGTTGGCGGGTTGCCCCTGGTGGCGGTCCGTCAGGACAAGGGAGGCGAAATCGGCGGTCTTGACACTGGTCAGTCGCTGCTGAAGGGAGCCGAGGAGGGACTGGCCATCCTCAACCGCGCCAGCAGCACCATCGAAGCGAGCGGCTTCGGCGGGAGCACCACCGGCACGAACTACGGCCAGGCCAATGCCCTGGCGGCCTTCGGCAGCGGCCTGTTTGGCGAACTGGGCAGGCTGATTCGCCAGCGCAACCAGCAGGCGGTCCGCCAGGTGATCGAGCGTCCGGACCTGTGGCTCATCCCCGGCGGTACGGCGGTCGAACTGCTCTTCGGCCGGGAGGTACCGCTTTGA